From the genome of Mesorhizobium japonicum MAFF 303099, one region includes:
- a CDS encoding class I fructose-bisphosphate aldolase encodes MSERLEDIAAAIVANGKGLLAADESSGTIKKRFDVIGVESTADSRRDYREMMFRARDAMTKYISGVILYDETIRQKAADGTPLVDIIKASGAIPGIKVDAGAKPLAGFPGDTVTEGLDGLRERLADYYKLGARFAKWRAVIDIDTGKGVPSANSINSNTHALARYAALCQEAGIVPIVEPEVLMDGAHDIGTCYDVSKATLIKLYDELHAARVVLEGTILKPNMVLSGKKSGTVDSPEKVAEMTIKLFRETVPAAVPGIAFLSGGQEDEEATANLNAINAIGPHPWKLTFSYGRALQAAPQKAWSGKASNVAAGQAAFTHRAHMNYLAALGKWKASLEQAA; translated from the coding sequence ATGAGCGAACGTCTCGAAGACATTGCCGCCGCGATCGTGGCCAACGGCAAGGGCCTGCTGGCCGCCGACGAAAGTTCCGGCACCATCAAGAAGCGTTTCGACGTCATCGGCGTCGAATCGACCGCCGACAGCCGCCGCGACTATCGCGAGATGATGTTCCGCGCCAGGGACGCGATGACCAAGTACATTTCCGGCGTCATCCTCTATGACGAGACCATCCGCCAGAAGGCCGCCGACGGCACGCCTCTGGTCGACATCATCAAGGCATCAGGCGCCATCCCCGGCATCAAGGTCGATGCCGGCGCCAAGCCGCTGGCCGGCTTTCCCGGCGACACTGTCACCGAGGGCCTCGACGGCCTGCGCGAGCGGCTTGCCGACTATTACAAGCTCGGCGCCCGCTTCGCCAAATGGCGCGCGGTGATCGACATCGACACCGGCAAGGGCGTGCCCTCGGCCAATTCGATCAACTCGAACACCCACGCGCTCGCCCGCTATGCCGCCCTTTGCCAGGAAGCCGGCATCGTGCCGATCGTCGAGCCGGAAGTGCTGATGGACGGCGCCCACGACATCGGCACCTGCTACGACGTCTCGAAGGCGACGCTGATCAAGCTTTATGATGAACTCCATGCGGCGCGCGTCGTCCTCGAAGGCACGATCCTGAAGCCCAACATGGTGCTGTCGGGCAAGAAGTCGGGCACTGTGGACAGTCCCGAAAAGGTCGCCGAGATGACCATAAAACTGTTCCGCGAGACGGTGCCGGCGGCGGTCCCGGGCATCGCCTTCCTCTCCGGCGGCCAGGAGGACGAGGAGGCGACCGCCAACCTCAACGCCATCAACGCCATCGGCCCGCACCCGTGGAAGCTGACCTTCTCCTATGGCCGCGCGCTGCAGGCCGCTCCACAGAAGGCATGGAGCGGCAAGGCGTCGAACGTCGCCGCCGGTCAGGCCGCCTTCACCCATCGCGCCCACATGAACTATCTGGCGGCGCTCGGAAAATGGAAGGCAAGCCTCGAACAGGCCGCCTGA
- a CDS encoding DUF899 domain-containing protein: MHRNKVVSREDWFQAHKAHLAREKELTRLRERVAAERRELPWLKVRKDYVFETEQGPKKLAELFANRSQLIVYHFVFAPGSTHHCESCAFVADHMDGANRHLRHHDVSLVTISRAPLVELLPYKQRMGWTFDWVSSYASDFNFDMQVSFTDRQIASGEAVYNFETPVLTSKDLPGTTVFYKGETGDIFLTFMSRARGSEQFIGAYQYLDIAPKGRDETGPYGTFMDWVRLHDEYGNRSQRDDVCP, translated from the coding sequence ATGCATCGCAACAAGGTCGTTTCACGCGAAGACTGGTTCCAGGCGCACAAGGCGCATCTGGCGCGTGAGAAGGAACTGACGCGGTTGCGCGAACGTGTTGCGGCCGAGCGGCGGGAACTGCCCTGGCTGAAAGTAAGGAAGGACTACGTCTTTGAGACGGAGCAAGGGCCGAAGAAACTGGCCGAGCTTTTCGCCAACCGCAGCCAGTTGATCGTCTACCACTTCGTGTTCGCGCCAGGTTCCACCCATCACTGCGAAAGCTGTGCCTTCGTCGCCGACCATATGGACGGCGCCAACCGGCATCTCAGGCATCATGACGTGTCGCTTGTCACCATATCACGGGCGCCGCTCGTCGAGCTGCTGCCCTACAAGCAGCGCATGGGCTGGACATTCGACTGGGTGTCTTCCTATGCGTCGGACTTCAACTTCGATATGCAGGTGTCCTTCACCGACAGACAGATCGCATCCGGCGAAGCGGTCTACAATTTCGAAACACCGGTGCTGACGTCGAAGGACCTGCCCGGCACCACCGTCTTCTACAAGGGCGAAACCGGTGACATCTTTCTGACCTTCATGTCACGCGCCCGCGGCAGCGAGCAGTTCATCGGCGCCTACCAGTACCTCGACATTGCACCGAAAGGTCGTGACGAGACCGGTCCATACGGGACCTTCATGGACTGGGTGCGGCTGCACGATGAATATGGCAACAGGTCGCAACGGGACGATGTATGCCCTTAG
- a CDS encoding SGNH/GDSL hydrolase family protein, with amino-acid sequence MRFPAFLTWLAFPVYVWQGLGVRRRTTRMLPAQGPVMHDLAGKAPDISLLVLGDSSAASVGIGNSEDGLAAQLAVLISQHTGRAVRWRAAGFNSATSGQIRDHVLPNLSADPWTHIVLAIGTNDTKNFHSVPRFKKEFGGLLYGLRAKWPEARVVWSPVLEFTRAPAMPPLLGKILEIRATAMNRMGERLCLERGAVPAPRLPITNPEQGFASDGFHASEAGYRAWAEHLVGLVLAS; translated from the coding sequence ATGCGCTTCCCGGCCTTTCTCACCTGGCTCGCCTTCCCCGTCTATGTCTGGCAGGGGCTCGGCGTACGCCGCCGCACCACGCGCATGCTGCCGGCACAGGGACCGGTCATGCACGATCTCGCCGGCAAGGCGCCTGATATCTCGCTTCTGGTGCTGGGCGACTCCTCGGCCGCCTCGGTCGGCATCGGCAATTCCGAGGACGGGCTTGCCGCGCAGCTCGCTGTGCTGATCTCGCAGCACACCGGCCGCGCCGTGCGCTGGCGCGCCGCCGGCTTCAATTCGGCGACGTCGGGCCAGATCCGCGACCATGTCCTGCCCAATCTGTCGGCCGACCCATGGACGCATATCGTGCTTGCCATCGGCACCAACGACACCAAGAATTTTCATTCGGTGCCGCGCTTCAAGAAGGAGTTCGGCGGCCTGCTCTACGGCCTGCGCGCCAAATGGCCGGAAGCGCGGGTGGTGTGGTCGCCCGTGCTGGAGTTCACGCGGGCGCCGGCCATGCCGCCCCTGCTCGGCAAGATCCTCGAGATCCGCGCCACCGCGATGAACCGGATGGGCGAACGGCTCTGCCTGGAGCGCGGCGCGGTGCCGGCCCCACGCCTGCCGATCACCAATCCGGAACAAGGTTTCGCCTCGGACGGCTTCCACGCCTCGGAGGCGGGCTACCGCGCCTGGGCCGAGCATCTCGTCGGCCTGGTGCTCGCCAGCTGA
- a CDS encoding ring-cleaving dioxygenase, whose product MSLQLTGIHHLTAITANAPGNLHFYTKVLGLRLVKKTVNQDDTSAYHLFYADGEATPGTDLTFFDWPVGRERRGTHSIARTSLRVGSPESLAWWKQHLAGENIVTGEIADIGGYPSLDFEDPEGQRLRLVSDGGKGGSHPWAQSPVPAEHQIRGLGPIVISVPDITNTEAVLTRVMNMRKGRDYASPDGEGQVHVFEMGAGGPAAELHVAVQPGLAPARQGAGAVHHVAFRAPDQETLHQWTARLAEFRLPSSGEVERYYFRSLYFREPNGILFEIATDGPGFTADEPLETLGESLALPPFLEPKRSSIEAGLRPLK is encoded by the coding sequence ATGAGCCTGCAACTGACAGGAATCCACCATCTGACCGCCATCACCGCCAACGCACCGGGCAATCTTCATTTCTACACGAAGGTGCTGGGCTTGCGGCTGGTCAAGAAGACGGTGAACCAGGACGACACGTCGGCCTATCACCTTTTCTATGCCGACGGCGAAGCGACGCCAGGCACCGACCTGACCTTCTTCGACTGGCCGGTTGGCCGCGAACGGCGCGGCACCCACAGCATCGCGCGGACCAGCCTCAGGGTCGGCAGCCCGGAGAGCCTGGCATGGTGGAAGCAGCACCTGGCAGGCGAAAACATCGTGACAGGAGAGATTGCCGACATCGGCGGCTACCCCTCCCTCGATTTCGAGGATCCTGAAGGCCAGCGTCTGCGGCTCGTCAGCGATGGCGGCAAGGGCGGCAGCCATCCCTGGGCGCAAAGCCCGGTGCCGGCCGAGCATCAGATCCGCGGGCTCGGGCCGATCGTCATCAGCGTCCCCGACATCACCAACACCGAGGCGGTGCTGACCCGAGTGATGAACATGCGAAAGGGCCGCGACTATGCTTCGCCGGATGGCGAGGGCCAGGTCCACGTCTTTGAAATGGGCGCTGGCGGGCCGGCGGCGGAGCTTCATGTCGCCGTGCAGCCCGGGCTGGCTCCCGCGAGGCAAGGCGCTGGTGCGGTTCACCATGTTGCCTTCAGGGCGCCGGACCAGGAGACACTGCATCAATGGACCGCCCGTTTGGCCGAATTCCGCCTGCCGTCGAGCGGCGAGGTCGAGCGCTACTACTTCCGCTCACTCTATTTCCGTGAGCCCAATGGTATCCTGTTCGAGATCGCCACGGACGGGCCGGGCTTCACCGCCGACGAGCCGCTGGAGACGCTGGGCGAAAGCCTGGCCCTGCCGCCGTTCCTCGAACCGAAGCGCTCGTCGATCGAAGCCGGCCTCAGGCCGCTGAAATAG
- a CDS encoding type 1 glutamine amidotransferase family protein, which translates to MPDQKTIGFVFIEGFADWEYGLLAASAVEWFGARAVSLTPGRRPVTGISGFRLAPDRSAGIDENADLDAVAVIGSDQWAGKTPPDVAQLLNAVATRSGVVGGICAGTLALARAGMFEQAKHTSNGRDWINGHEAGYAGHGNYLDVPHAVTDGKIVSAPGSAPGTFALAFLKTLYPERGVDLARMRTLFAKEYAEAS; encoded by the coding sequence ATGCCTGATCAGAAGACAATCGGCTTCGTCTTCATCGAAGGTTTTGCCGACTGGGAATATGGTTTGCTGGCCGCCTCGGCGGTTGAGTGGTTCGGTGCTCGTGCCGTGTCTTTGACCCCGGGACGCAGACCAGTGACCGGGATCAGCGGCTTCCGGCTGGCGCCCGACCGCTCAGCCGGCATCGACGAGAATGCCGATCTTGACGCAGTCGCCGTCATCGGTTCCGACCAGTGGGCGGGCAAAACGCCTCCCGATGTCGCTCAACTGCTCAATGCCGTTGCAACGCGCAGCGGCGTCGTCGGCGGCATCTGCGCCGGTACGCTGGCACTGGCCCGGGCCGGCATGTTCGAACAAGCCAAACATACCAGCAATGGCCGCGACTGGATCAACGGACATGAGGCCGGCTATGCCGGCCACGGCAACTATCTGGACGTGCCGCATGCGGTCACCGACGGCAAGATCGTGTCCGCGCCAGGTTCGGCGCCCGGCACCTTTGCCCTTGCCTTTCTGAAAACGCTCTATCCCGAAAGAGGCGTCGATCTCGCACGGATGCGGACGCTGTTTGCCAAGGAATATGCTGAAGCCTCCTGA
- a CDS encoding helix-turn-helix transcriptional regulator has protein sequence MRRADRLFQIVQHLRGGRLVTAQKLGTWLEVSERTIYRDIADLQSTGVPIDGEAGVGYMMREGFDLPPLMFTRDEIVALVAGARMVRAFGGAAMARAADEALVKIGAVLPDTEKDRIARTEIHTPMWVVSDAAREAIDLIERAVEKRQVLTIDYCDEAGRGTARDIRPLGLWFWGKVWTLVAWCEMRDDFRAFRIDRIASVVIAGRIFKPERGKQLADFYRAVERSEDYGMAPDRVARS, from the coding sequence ATGCGCCGCGCCGACAGGCTCTTTCAGATCGTGCAGCATCTGCGGGGTGGCCGTCTGGTCACCGCCCAGAAGCTCGGCACGTGGCTCGAGGTTTCCGAGCGGACGATCTATCGCGACATAGCCGACCTGCAGTCGACGGGAGTGCCGATCGACGGCGAGGCTGGCGTCGGCTACATGATGAGGGAGGGTTTCGATCTTCCGCCGCTGATGTTTACGCGTGACGAGATCGTGGCGCTGGTTGCCGGTGCGCGCATGGTGCGCGCCTTTGGCGGCGCCGCCATGGCACGGGCCGCCGACGAGGCGTTGGTCAAGATCGGCGCGGTGCTACCCGATACCGAGAAGGACCGCATCGCCCGTACCGAGATCCACACGCCGATGTGGGTGGTCAGCGACGCCGCCCGCGAGGCGATCGACCTGATCGAGCGTGCAGTCGAAAAGCGCCAGGTGCTGACCATCGACTATTGCGACGAGGCCGGGCGCGGCACCGCGCGCGACATCAGGCCGCTCGGCCTTTGGTTCTGGGGCAAGGTCTGGACGCTGGTCGCCTGGTGCGAGATGCGCGACGACTTCCGCGCCTTCCGCATTGACCGCATCGCCTCGGTGGTGATCGCCGGCCGCATCTTCAAGCCGGAGCGCGGCAAGCAGCTTGCCGACTTCTACCGCGCCGTGGAGCGCAGCGAGGATTACGGCATGGCGCCGGACCGCGTGGCGCGAAGCTAA
- a CDS encoding DUF1013 domain-containing protein: MANTLLMPKATAVWLVDNTALSFEQIAQFCGLHPLEVKAIADGESAQGIKGMDPIMTGQLTRDEIARAEKDPNQRLKLSDPKVRVPESKRKGPRYTPLSKRQDRPNAILWLVRNHPELKDAQISRLVGTTKSTIEQIRERKHWNSANLQPMDPVTLGLASQIDLDMEVNRASRGREQAQPVGDTLLPAALTERLVPAPEKPKDEDAELDANAVFAKLSALKSKNEDADDE; encoded by the coding sequence ATGGCCAATACGCTGTTGATGCCCAAGGCGACCGCCGTCTGGCTGGTCGACAACACCGCGCTCTCCTTCGAGCAGATCGCGCAGTTCTGCGGACTGCATCCGCTCGAGGTCAAGGCGATCGCCGACGGCGAATCGGCGCAAGGCATCAAGGGCATGGACCCGATCATGACCGGCCAGCTGACCCGCGACGAGATCGCGCGCGCCGAGAAGGACCCGAACCAGCGCCTGAAGCTTTCCGACCCCAAGGTGCGGGTGCCGGAATCCAAGCGCAAAGGCCCGCGCTACACGCCGCTGTCGAAGCGCCAGGACCGGCCGAACGCCATCCTGTGGCTGGTGCGCAACCATCCCGAACTCAAGGACGCGCAGATTTCGCGTCTCGTCGGCACCACCAAGTCGACGATCGAGCAGATTCGCGAACGCAAGCACTGGAATTCGGCCAATCTGCAGCCGATGGACCCGGTGACGCTGGGTCTCGCCTCGCAGATCGACCTCGACATGGAAGTCAACCGCGCCTCGCGCGGCCGCGAACAGGCCCAGCCGGTCGGCGACACGCTGCTGCCGGCGGCCCTGACCGAGCGGCTGGTGCCGGCGCCCGAAAAGCCGAAGGACGAGGATGCCGAACTCGACGCCAACGCCGTGTTCGCCAAGCTCTCGGCGCTGAAGTCGAAGAACGAAGACGCTGACGACGAGTGA
- a CDS encoding DUF1127 domain-containing protein, with amino-acid sequence MNPIRAFRNWRMYNETVRELNRLNARQLSDLGINRADIERIARQAI; translated from the coding sequence ATGAACCCGATCCGCGCTTTCCGTAACTGGCGCATGTACAACGAGACCGTGCGCGAACTGAACCGTCTCAACGCGCGTCAGCTCAGCGATCTCGGCATCAACCGCGCCGACATCGAACGGATCGCCCGCCAGGCGATCTGA
- a CDS encoding NAD(P)H-quinone oxidoreductase: MASGQKIPARMTAIAISVPGGPRVLKPETRDVPQPGPGEILIKVHAAGVNRPDVQQRKGAYPPPPGASDLPGLEVSGEVAALGDEISRWRIGDRVCALTPGGGYAEYVKVHSGSVLPLPAGFTHTEAAAVPENYFTVWHNVFERGALKKGETLLVHGGSSGIGTTAIQLASAFGAYVITTAGSKEKCDACLKLGADRAINYREEDFVTAVKEATDGKGATVILDMVGGDYVQRNYEAAAVEGRIVQIAVQAGAVASADFSKIMVKRLTHTGSTLRPRTVEFKAAIAAALEAQVWPLLGTRKVAPVMDMIYPLTDAWRAHERMEEGEHIGKIVLDVG; the protein is encoded by the coding sequence ATGGCGAGCGGACAAAAAATTCCGGCGAGGATGACGGCAATCGCTATCTCGGTACCGGGTGGCCCACGGGTGCTGAAACCGGAAACGCGCGATGTGCCGCAGCCCGGCCCAGGTGAGATCCTGATCAAGGTGCATGCCGCCGGCGTCAACCGGCCCGACGTGCAGCAGCGCAAGGGCGCCTATCCGCCGCCGCCCGGCGCATCGGACCTGCCGGGCCTCGAAGTGTCGGGCGAAGTGGCTGCCCTTGGCGACGAGATATCGCGCTGGCGCATCGGCGACCGGGTGTGCGCGCTGACTCCCGGCGGCGGCTATGCCGAATATGTCAAGGTTCACTCCGGCAGCGTGCTGCCGCTGCCCGCCGGTTTCACCCACACCGAAGCAGCGGCGGTGCCGGAAAACTATTTCACCGTCTGGCACAATGTGTTCGAACGCGGCGCCCTGAAGAAAGGCGAGACGCTGCTGGTGCATGGCGGCTCGTCCGGCATCGGCACGACGGCGATCCAGCTGGCTTCGGCCTTCGGCGCCTATGTCATCACCACCGCCGGGTCCAAGGAGAAATGCGACGCCTGCCTGAAGCTCGGCGCCGACCGGGCGATCAATTACCGCGAGGAAGATTTCGTCACGGCGGTCAAGGAGGCGACGGATGGCAAGGGCGCCACTGTCATCCTCGACATGGTCGGCGGCGACTATGTCCAGCGCAACTACGAGGCGGCAGCCGTCGAGGGCCGCATTGTCCAGATCGCCGTGCAGGCTGGTGCTGTCGCCAGCGCCGATTTTTCGAAGATCATGGTCAAGCGGCTGACCCACACCGGTTCGACGCTCAGGCCGCGCACTGTCGAGTTCAAGGCGGCGATCGCAGCGGCGCTGGAGGCACAGGTGTGGCCGCTGCTCGGCACACGCAAGGTCGCACCTGTCATGGACATGATCTACCCGCTTACCGATGCCTGGCGTGCGCATGAGCGGATGGAGGAGGGCGAGCATATTGGCAAGATCGTGCTCGACGTCGGCTAG
- a CDS encoding DUF1192 domain-containing protein: MAIFDDEPKKKARPHEIGQDLSLLSVGELSERIGILRDEIARLEAELKAKDNTKSAAEALFRRG; this comes from the coding sequence ATGGCGATCTTCGACGACGAACCCAAGAAGAAGGCACGCCCGCACGAGATCGGGCAGGACCTGTCGCTGCTCTCGGTTGGCGAATTGTCGGAGCGCATCGGCATCCTTCGCGACGAGATCGCCAGGCTGGAGGCGGAGCTCAAGGCCAAGGACAACACAAAGTCGGCCGCCGAGGCACTGTTCCGCCGCGGATAG
- a CDS encoding MFS transporter: MLASYRPILSLLRGTAFLLAASGLHGLLLPLRGQVEGFSTASLGLMGTAWAGGFVTGCFFAPRIVRRAGHVRAFGAFAASGAIVALLTGLIIDEYVWILLRAFTGFTMAGAFMVIESWLNEKATNENRGTVFGLYMMVTYASIMGGQMIVAGGDVKSASLFMITGILFCLSLLPTAVSTASHPKPLQDVKLDVKGLYANSPVSAIACLLIGIANGAWGTLGAVYGARIGISTAEIALMMSLVVVAGAAMQLPAGRLSDKTDRRFVLAGAAFGAALFALLIFLFEPRSGIFVIVFTAAYGAFAYTLYSIAVAHANDHARAEDFVKVSGGLLLLYGFGTMIGPLLAAALMGWMRPEGLFLATAFAHLSLAGYTLLRISRRAPVPIGDRDAFKTQPADRSVTPEALRLDPRRKAEADS; encoded by the coding sequence ATGCTCGCATCCTACCGACCGATCCTCTCCCTGCTTCGCGGCACTGCTTTCCTGCTGGCGGCATCGGGCCTGCATGGGCTGCTGCTTCCCCTGCGCGGTCAGGTGGAAGGGTTCTCGACCGCATCGCTCGGCCTGATGGGCACGGCCTGGGCCGGCGGCTTCGTCACCGGCTGCTTCTTTGCCCCGCGCATCGTGCGCCGTGCCGGGCATGTGCGCGCTTTCGGCGCCTTTGCCGCGTCCGGAGCCATCGTGGCCCTGCTCACCGGCCTGATCATCGATGAATATGTCTGGATCCTCTTGCGCGCCTTCACCGGCTTCACCATGGCTGGCGCCTTCATGGTCATCGAGAGCTGGCTGAACGAGAAGGCCACCAACGAGAATCGCGGCACCGTCTTCGGCCTCTACATGATGGTCACCTATGCCTCGATCATGGGCGGCCAGATGATCGTCGCCGGCGGTGACGTGAAATCGGCCTCGCTGTTCATGATCACCGGCATCCTGTTCTGCCTGTCGCTGCTCCCGACCGCGGTTTCGACGGCGTCGCACCCCAAGCCGCTGCAGGACGTCAAGCTCGACGTCAAAGGGCTCTACGCCAACTCTCCGGTATCGGCGATCGCCTGCCTTTTGATCGGCATCGCCAACGGCGCCTGGGGCACGCTTGGTGCGGTCTATGGTGCCCGCATCGGCATTTCCACCGCCGAGATCGCCTTGATGATGAGCCTTGTCGTCGTCGCCGGTGCCGCCATGCAGCTGCCGGCCGGTCGTCTGTCCGACAAGACCGACCGGCGTTTCGTGCTGGCCGGCGCCGCTTTCGGCGCGGCGCTGTTCGCGCTTCTGATCTTCCTGTTCGAACCGCGCTCGGGCATCTTCGTCATCGTCTTTACCGCCGCCTATGGCGCTTTTGCCTACACGCTCTATTCGATCGCCGTTGCGCATGCCAACGACCACGCCCGTGCCGAGGACTTCGTCAAGGTGTCGGGCGGACTGCTGCTGCTTTACGGCTTCGGCACCATGATCGGGCCTTTGCTGGCGGCGGCGCTGATGGGCTGGATGCGCCCGGAGGGCCTGTTCCTGGCCACTGCCTTCGCGCATCTGTCATTGGCAGGCTACACGCTGCTGCGCATCAGCCGCCGCGCTCCGGTGCCGATCGGCGATCGCGACGCGTTCAAGACGCAGCCGGCCGACCGCTCGGTGACGCCGGAAGCATTGCGGCTTGACCCAAGAAGAAAAGCAGAAGCAGACAGTTGA
- a CDS encoding ArsR/SmtB family transcription factor, producing the protein MMFSDAFMAIADPNRRHLLEELRRGPKTVNELAAGLPVSRPAVSQHLKVLLDAGLVNAKAEGTRRVYTVSNAGFLRLNIWLDQFWEA; encoded by the coding sequence ATGATGTTTTCCGACGCCTTCATGGCGATCGCCGACCCCAATCGGCGCCACCTTCTGGAAGAACTTCGACGCGGTCCGAAGACCGTCAACGAGTTGGCGGCCGGACTTCCAGTCTCGCGCCCGGCCGTATCGCAGCATCTGAAAGTGTTGCTCGACGCCGGATTGGTCAACGCCAAGGCTGAAGGCACGCGGCGCGTGTACACGGTAAGCAATGCCGGCTTCCTGAGACTCAACATCTGGCTCGATCAATTCTGGGAAGCGTGA
- a CDS encoding SRPBCC family protein has protein sequence MTERSVVHSTFIIERLYPAPPSKVFFALGNADAKRRWFTDPDNPMPGRFEMDFRVGGKEVNAGGPKDGPIHVYTATYQDIVPDQRIVYSYDMLFGETRISVSLATIQLFAEGEGTRLVLTEQGAFLDGHDTPSTREHGTGVLLDLLDAFLDKTT, from the coding sequence ATGACCGAACGATCAGTCGTCCATTCCACCTTCATCATCGAGCGTCTCTATCCGGCGCCGCCGTCGAAAGTCTTCTTCGCGCTCGGCAACGCGGACGCCAAGCGGCGCTGGTTCACCGATCCCGACAATCCGATGCCCGGCCGTTTTGAAATGGACTTTCGCGTCGGCGGCAAGGAGGTAAATGCCGGCGGGCCGAAAGATGGTCCGATCCATGTCTATACCGCCACCTATCAGGACATCGTGCCGGACCAGCGCATCGTCTACAGCTACGACATGCTGTTTGGCGAAACCCGCATCTCCGTGTCGCTGGCCACGATCCAACTTTTTGCCGAGGGCGAGGGCACGCGGCTGGTGCTGACCGAGCAGGGCGCTTTCCTCGACGGCCATGACACGCCGTCGACGCGCGAGCACGGGACGGGGGTGTTGCTCGATTTGCTCGACGCCTTTCTGGACAAAACGACTTGA
- a CDS encoding ArsR/SmtB family transcription factor, producing MLHDPAQLDLMFQALADPARRQMVDRLSRGPASVSQLAEPLAMSLSAVVQHLNLLEASGLVRTQKVGRVRTCQIEPMALRAAEHWINERRLAWERRLDRLGDFLAQNKDEN from the coding sequence ATGCTGCACGATCCCGCCCAGCTCGACCTGATGTTCCAGGCGCTCGCCGATCCGGCGCGGCGGCAGATGGTCGACAGGCTGTCGCGCGGCCCGGCCTCGGTCAGCCAACTGGCCGAGCCGCTGGCGATGTCGCTGTCGGCCGTCGTCCAGCATCTGAACCTTCTGGAGGCGAGCGGCCTGGTGCGCACGCAGAAGGTGGGGCGGGTACGGACCTGCCAGATCGAGCCCATGGCGCTGAGGGCGGCCGAACACTGGATCAACGAGCGGCGCCTCGCCTGGGAGCGCCGGCTGGATCGGCTGGGCGATTTTCTGGCGCAAAACAAAGACGAAAACTGA
- a CDS encoding glutathione S-transferase family protein: MSLTLHFHPLASFCWKPLIALYENGTAFKPVIVDLGDEHSRAAFLKISPSGKMPALRDDARDRSVLESTIVVEYLAAHYPGPVELVPADIDQALAVRQADRFYDFYVQEPMQKIVGDRLRPQDRTDPFGVEQARGQLRNSYAIVEQEMQSKTWAVGEAFSLADCAASPALFYANKVEPFGDKYPAVKRYHDRLLQRPAFAKVIEEAQPYFKFFPYNNG, from the coding sequence ATGTCCCTCACGCTGCATTTCCATCCGCTGGCCTCCTTCTGCTGGAAGCCGCTGATTGCGCTTTACGAGAATGGCACGGCCTTCAAGCCGGTCATCGTCGATCTCGGCGACGAGCACTCGCGCGCGGCCTTCCTGAAGATATCGCCGAGCGGCAAGATGCCGGCGCTGCGCGACGATGCGCGCGACCGCTCGGTGCTGGAATCGACCATCGTCGTGGAATATCTGGCCGCGCACTATCCGGGGCCGGTCGAGCTCGTTCCCGCCGATATCGACCAGGCGCTGGCGGTCCGCCAGGCCGACCGCTTCTATGATTTCTATGTGCAGGAGCCGATGCAGAAGATCGTCGGCGACCGGTTGCGGCCGCAGGACAGGACCGATCCGTTCGGCGTCGAGCAGGCGCGCGGCCAGCTGCGCAATTCCTACGCCATCGTCGAACAGGAGATGCAATCGAAGACCTGGGCGGTGGGCGAGGCCTTCAGCCTGGCCGATTGCGCGGCGTCTCCGGCGCTCTTCTATGCCAACAAGGTCGAGCCGTTCGGCGACAAATATCCCGCCGTGAAGCGCTATCACGACCGCCTGCTGCAGCGCCCCGCCTTTGCCAAGGTGATCGAGGAGGCGCAGCCCTACTTCAAGTTCTTCCCCTACAATAACGGCTGA